The Couchioplanes caeruleus sequence TGGGCGACGCGTTCAACGCGGTCTTCGTCGAGGCCGAGGCCGCGGGGCAGCTCATGTTCTACGGCCGGGGAGCCGGGGGTACGCCCACCGCCAGCGCCGTGCTCGGCGACGTCGTGGCGGCCGCCCGCAACCGGCTGGCGGGCACCCGTGCGCCGAGCGAGAGCGCGTACGCCCACCTGCCCATCCGGCCGATCGGCGAGGCCGTGACGCGCTATCACGTCAGCCTCGAGGTGGCCGACCGCCAGGGCGTGCTGGCCACGGTCGCGGGCGTCTTCGCCCGGCACGAGGTGTCGATCGCGACCGTCCGGCAGTCCGGCCGGGACGAGGACGCGATGCTCGTCATCGTCACGCACGGCGCGCCGGATGCGAACCTGGCGGCCACCGTGGAGGATCTGCGCGCGCTCGACATCGTCCGGTCGATCGCGAGCGTGCTACGCGTCGAGGGAGGGGCCTGACATGCTCGATCACGTCGGTTTCCAGTGTGCGGACCTGGCCGCCAGCGCGGCCTTCTACGACCGGGTGCTCGCGCCGCTGGGCGTGCGCCGGCTGATGGACCACAAGGTCGCGATGGGGTACGGCGCCGACTTCCCGGACTTCTGGCTCGGCGAGCAGAACTCCGGCGAGGGCTTCCGCGAGTCCCACATCGCTTTCAAGGCGGCCGACCGCGCGGCGGTCGACGCGTTCTTCGCGGCCGCGGTGGAGGCGGGCGCCGAGGTGCTGCACGCGCCGGCCGTCCACCCCGAGTACCACGAGAACTACTACGGCGCATTCGTGCGCGACCCGGACGGTAACAACGTGGAGGCCGTGTCCCACGGTCCCGCATAGTGGGTACACCGTCTCGCCATCCGGCGGGACTGGTGCATCCTTGGGTCAGCCAGCGGAGAGGAAAGACCATGTGGCGGGGACTGATCGAGGCATACCGTGACCGGCTCCCGGTCTCGGCGGCCACCCCGGTGGTCACGCTGCACGAGGGCGACACACCCCTCGTGCCCGCTCCCGTGCTGTCCCGGCGTACGGGCGCCGAGGTCTATCTCAAGGTGGAGGGCGCCAACCCCACCGGCTCGTTCAAGGACCGCGGCATGACCATGGCCGTGTCCAAGGCGGTCGAGGAGGGCGCCAAGGCGATCATCTGCGCCTCCACCGGCAACACCAGCGCGTCGGCGGCCGCGTACGCCGCCCGCGCCGGCATCACCTGCGCGGTGCTCGTGCCGCAGGGGAAGATCGCCCTGGGCAAGCTCGCCCAGGCCCTCGTGCACGGCGCCAAGCTGCTGCAGGTCAACGGCAACTTCGACGACTGCCTGGCGCTTGCCTCGAAGCTGTCCCAGGACTTCCCGGTGTCGCTGGTCAACTCGGTCAACATCTACCGCCTGCACGGTCAGAAGACGGCCGCCTTCGAGATCGTGGAGGCGCTCGGCGCCGCCCCGGACATCCACTGCCTGCCGGTGGGCAACGCGGGCAACATCTCGGCGTACTGGATGGGCTATCAGGAGGACCACGAGGCGGGCAACAGCAAGATCCTGCCGAGGATGTACGGCTTCCAGGCCGCCGGCGCCGCGCCGCTGGTCACCGGCCAGGTGGTGCCCGAGCCGTCGACCATCGCCACCGCCATCCGCATCGGCAACCCGGCGAGCTGGACCAAGGCGCTCGACGCCCGGGACGCCTCCGGCGGGCTGATCTCGGCGGTGACCGACCGGGACATCCTCACGGCGTACCGGCTGCTCGCCCGCGAGGTCGGCGTCTTCGTCGAGCTGGGCAGCGCGGCCAGCGTGGCGGGCCTGCTCCAGCAGGCCGAGGCGGGCATGATCCCGCCCGGTGCGACGGTGGTCTGCACCGTCACCGGGCACGGCCTGAAGGACCCGGAGTGGGCCATCTCCACGGCGCCGTCACCCACCACCATCCACAACGACGTCCTCGCCGCCGCCCGGGCCCTCGACCTGGCCTGACCGGCCCGGCGGCCGCAGGCATCGGTCCAGCGGGGCCGCCCCGGCGGCGTCCTCGGTGGCGACCCGGACCAGCGCCACCATGGCGTCGCGGACCGTGCGCAGTTCCTCGGCCGTCAGCTTCGTCAGCAGCCTGACCTGCTTCTCCGTGCCGGCGGTGATGATCTTGGAGATCGTGTCGTTGCCGGTCGGGCTGAGGCTGATGCGCCGCACCCGGCGGTCGTGCGGGTCCTCCGCGCGGGTCACGAGGTCCTGGGACACGAGCCGGTCGACCATGCCGCTCATTGTGGCCAGGCTCACGCCCAGCATCCCGGCCAGCTCACGCCCCGAGGTGTCGCCCAATCTGTGCAGAAGCACCAGAATTTTCAACTGCGACATGGTGAGCTGGGACGCGAAGAGCGGATCCGAGCGGTCGTACGCGAACAAATGCTGGAGCTGCTGCTGGGCGCCCACGATGTCGGCGATGAGTCGTTCCTGGTTGGCCAATCGCTCCACCCGCCCCGCCGAAAACCATTTGTTCGCGTCGGGCAAACTATATGCCTAGGACGAACTTTATCGGGGGAGCACATGTCATTCCTGACCAGGCTCAGTCTCGCTAACCGAGGGCTGGTGGCCCTCATCGCGGTGGTGATCACCGGCTTCGGCGTCTACGCCATCCCATCCCTCAAGCAGCAGCTCCTGCCGTCGCTGGAGTTCCCCGGCGCGTTCATCGGCGTGGTCGTGCCCGGCGCCAGCCCGGAGATCATGGAGGAGCAGGTCACCCGGCCGATCGAGGACGCGGTCAAGGGTGCCGACGGCCTGGACACCATCCAGTCGACCACGCGCGAAGGCTCGGCCACGATCCTCGTGCAGTACGAGTTCGGCACCGACCTCGACAACGCGATCAACCAGCTCACCACCTCGGTCAACCGGATCCAGCCCACGCTCCCCGACGGCGTCGAGCCGACGATCTTCGCCGGCGGCACCGACGACATCCCCGCCATCGTTCTCGCCGCGACCGGCGGCTCCGACCAGTCCGATCTCGCGCGGCGGTTGCAGCAGAACGTCGTACCCGAGCTCACCGCCATCGAGGGCGTACGCGACGTGCAGATCACCGGCACCCGCAGCGAGCAGGTCCTGATCAAGCCCGACCTCGCCAAGCTGGGCGCCGCCGGGGCCGACCCCCGCGCCATCGCCACCCTGCTGCAGAGCAACGGCATCTCCGTGCCGGCGGGCGCCCTCACCACCGACGGCCGCTCGCTGAGCGTTCAGGTCGGCACCCCGATCACCACGGTGGACCAGCTCCGGGAGCTCTACCTCACCGGCAGCAAGGGCCCGGTCAAGCTCGGCGACGTCGCCACGGTCACCAGCGAGCTCGCCACGGCCACGTCGTTCACGCGTACGGACGGCGTCGAGAGCCTGGGCGTGGCGGTCACGGCCGCTCCCGACGGCAACGCGGTCGCCATCTCCCACGCCGTACGCGCCAAGCTCGCCGAGCTGGAGGCCACCTCCGGCGCCAAGCTGACGGTCATCACCGACCAGGCGCCGTTCGTCGAGCGCTCCATCGAGAGCCTGACCACCGAGGGCCTGCTCGGCCTGGTCATGGCCGTGATCGTCATCCTGGTCTTCCTGCTGTCGGTGCGGTCCACGCTGGTCACCGCGGTGTCCATCCCGCTGTCGGTGCTGATCGCGCTCATCGGGCTCTGGATCGGCGACTATTCGCTCAACCTGCTCACCCTCGGCGCGCTGACCATCGCGGTCGGCCGCGTCGTGGACGACTCCATCGTCGTGCTCGAGAACATCAAACGCCATCTCGGGTACGGCGAAGCGAAGGTCCACGCGATCATGTCCGGCGTCAAGGAGGTCTCCGGCGCGGTGACCGCCTCGACGCTGACCACGGTCGCCGTCTTCGCCCCGATCGCCCTCGTCGGCGGCTTCGTCGGGCAGTTGTTCGCCCCGTTCGCCATCACCGTCACCGTCGCGCTGATGGCCTCGCTGTTCGTGTCGCTGACCGTCGTACCCGTGCTCGCGTACTGGTTCCTGCGCCCCGCGGCCGGCGGCAGCGAGTCCGAGGCCGTGCGCCGGGCAGCCGAGGAGAAGGAGCTGCGCAGCCCGCTGCAGCGGACCTACCTGCCGATCATCCGCTGGGTCACCCGCAGCAGGGTCACCCGCTGGGTCACCGTCGCGCTCGGCGTGGTCGTACTGATCGGGACGATGGGGCTGGCCAGCAAGCTCGAGACCAACTTCCTCGACGAGTCCGGTCAGGACACGATCACGGTCAACCAGGACCTTCCGGTCGGCACCAGCCTGGCGGTGACCAACGACGCCGCCAAGAAGGTGGAGGCGGTCCTTGCGGCCCGCGACGACGTCGAGACTTACCAGGTG is a genomic window containing:
- a CDS encoding efflux RND transporter permease subunit, producing the protein MSFLTRLSLANRGLVALIAVVITGFGVYAIPSLKQQLLPSLEFPGAFIGVVVPGASPEIMEEQVTRPIEDAVKGADGLDTIQSTTREGSATILVQYEFGTDLDNAINQLTTSVNRIQPTLPDGVEPTIFAGGTDDIPAIVLAATGGSDQSDLARRLQQNVVPELTAIEGVRDVQITGTRSEQVLIKPDLAKLGAAGADPRAIATLLQSNGISVPAGALTTDGRSLSVQVGTPITTVDQLRELYLTGSKGPVKLGDVATVTSELATATSFTRTDGVESLGVAVTAAPDGNAVAISHAVRAKLAELEATSGAKLTVITDQAPFVERSIESLTTEGLLGLVMAVIVILVFLLSVRSTLVTAVSIPLSVLIALIGLWIGDYSLNLLTLGALTIAVGRVVDDSIVVLENIKRHLGYGEAKVHAIMSGVKEVSGAVTASTLTTVAVFAPIALVGGFVGQLFAPFAITVTVALMASLFVSLTVVPVLAYWFLRPAAGGSESEAVRRAAEEKELRSPLQRTYLPIIRWVTRSRVTRWVTVALGVVVLIGTMGLASKLETNFLDESGQDTITVNQDLPVGTSLAVTNDAAKKVEAVLAARDDVETYQVTVGNGEFNPFVGSGGASGASFNVALKEDADAVKISDELREQFKGMTDVGEVTVGGDNGSGFNANELAVIVQAADQKTLATATKQVEEAMAGTKGVTDVSTSLAASVPRLEVVVDRAEAARRGLTEAAVGQAVAGSFRSAPAGKITVDGATRDVVVTLGAPPADAAALRKLPVTTPTGQAVALDTVADVKEVDGPEEVTRIDGNRSATVKGTATGSDVGATTKELTKRLDALKLPSGAKKTIGGVSQDQAEAFADLGLAVLAAIAIVFVIMVATFRSLLQPLLLLISIPFAATGAIALLLATGTPLGVPALIGVLMLVGIVVTNAIVLMDLINHYRVAGMGVQEAVIEGGRHRLRPILMTAIATIFALIPMALGLTGEGGFISQPLAVVVIGGLVSSTLLTLVLVPALYTMVENTKLKGRERRERRRARKAVEASGTPEQAAAAASTAAATSPGGSDVPKHAAAGPEPIVPADIPTPDSSGGAHEAPAGNPAH
- a CDS encoding VOC family protein, with the protein product MLDHVGFQCADLAASAAFYDRVLAPLGVRRLMDHKVAMGYGADFPDFWLGEQNSGEGFRESHIAFKAADRAAVDAFFAAAVEAGAEVLHAPAVHPEYHENYYGAFVRDPDGNNVEAVSHGPA
- the thrC gene encoding threonine synthase, which translates into the protein MWRGLIEAYRDRLPVSAATPVVTLHEGDTPLVPAPVLSRRTGAEVYLKVEGANPTGSFKDRGMTMAVSKAVEEGAKAIICASTGNTSASAAAYAARAGITCAVLVPQGKIALGKLAQALVHGAKLLQVNGNFDDCLALASKLSQDFPVSLVNSVNIYRLHGQKTAAFEIVEALGAAPDIHCLPVGNAGNISAYWMGYQEDHEAGNSKILPRMYGFQAAGAAPLVTGQVVPEPSTIATAIRIGNPASWTKALDARDASGGLISAVTDRDILTAYRLLAREVGVFVELGSAASVAGLLQQAEAGMIPPGATVVCTVTGHGLKDPEWAISTAPSPTTIHNDVLAAARALDLA
- a CDS encoding MarR family winged helix-turn-helix transcriptional regulator, which codes for MERLANQERLIADIVGAQQQLQHLFAYDRSDPLFASQLTMSQLKILVLLHRLGDTSGRELAGMLGVSLATMSGMVDRLVSQDLVTRAEDPHDRRVRRISLSPTGNDTISKIITAGTEKQVRLLTKLTAEELRTVRDAMVALVRVATEDAAGAAPLDRCLRPPGRSGQVEGPGGGEDVVVDGGG